The Roseibium sp. Sym1 nucleotide sequence GAGAATCCTCAGCGCGAGGAGTCCCGAGCAGAATGGGACCGGCTCAAGAAGATGGAACAGCACCTTGAGACCGCCAAACGTCAGGCGGCCTTGTTGGACCGCTTCCCGTCCGCAGACGCCCTGCGGAACTATCAGCGCGAGACGGCAGAGGCGTTCGAGGACTGGCGCATCGACGCTCGCCGACTGATCCGGGAAATGAAGTTTGAGCTGCCTTCTCCGGAGACCGACACTGCGCTTCCCGTCGGCACCTGGCCGGATATAAAAGCCCGCCTGAGTGCGCTCATCTTCCGGTATTGGGTGTATTATGATTTTTCGAAATCCAGGAGCGTTCCCGACAATATTAAAATGCAGGAAAAGGAGATGGCACTCTTTAGCTTCTACGATTCGAATTCCGTCCAACTTGGTGAGTTCGTGGCGGATTACTACGTCGACCCGGAGCGCCGGGCGCTCATTCCGAGAGATGTGATTGTCCGCTTCGAACCATTTTGGCGACAGCTCTATGGCAACCGCCCCCATCGGATTGGCGGAGAGTTCGATGAGCTCCAGTCCGCACCTCAGATCGGCCCCACCGCCTTGCCTTTGTTACTGCACGTTGCCGGTGATAATGCCATGAACTGGATGTGGGGTGATGCCGGTATCGTTCATTTCAGTATTTCGCCGAAGGACCTTGCTGAAGAGCGGTTTGAAAAGGCAATTGCGGTTCTCGAGTGCTACTGAGGACGCTTTCCGGCCAGATGGACTTATTTACCGACCAAGGGACACGCCAGATGATGGATGTGGAGGTCACCTACGAGGACGGTACGACCAAGACCATCGAGTGCCTGTGCCGCGTCGATACTGAGGACGAGCTGGAATACATCAAGGCCGGCGGCATCCTGCACTACGTGCTTCGGAACCTGGTGACGGGCTGAGGGGGCTGAGTTTCAGTCAAGCAAGGAATGTGCGGGCCTTCCGGGGCCCGTTTTTTTCGATGACGAAGGCACCGCCCAATCTGCCTCATCCCGGCCAAGCGCAGCGCGAGCCGGGACCGGGGAGCCTAAAGCGCCGGCGCTTCTTCCTTTGCAATGGAAAGGCCCGGGCTCCCTGGTGCCGGGTCTACGCTGCGCTACGCCCGGGATGAGGCAGATTGGGCTGGGGGCATTTCGCAGAGGTCCAAGTGCCGATATCGTTATTTGCCACGATGGGCCAGTTCCGTCAGGCTCAACTTCCAGTCTTCTGGAGGTCCGCATGCCCGATCCCAAACCGCCGCAGCTCTCCCACATTGCCCCGGTCCTGCCGGTCGCCGACCTGAAGGCGTCCCTCGCCTACTATCGCGACAAGCTTCTGTTCGAGACCCGCTTCGAATGGGCGGACACGGACGCCGAGCCGGCGCGCTATGCGATCCTCGCCCGGGATCATGTCGAGTTGCACCTGTCGGCCGGCGCCACACCGCATCCGGCAACGGCCTATTGTTTTGTCGACGGGGTTGACGGCTACTATGCCGAGGTGAAGGCGGCCGGGGCCAACGTCACCGAGGCGCTTGCCGACCAGCCCTGGGAGATGCGGGAATTCGAGACGCGGGATCCGGACGGCAACGTGCTGGTGTTCGGCGAGCACTGCAGCCGGATCGGGGGGTGAACCCTCCCCTCTCGGTCATCCCGGACGCAGCGCAGCGGAGATCCGGGATCCACTCATTCCCAGAGCCTGTCTGTGCGATCCGGTGGCTCACCGCGCCCGCTCCCGTTCCGATTCCAGCGGCGCGCCGTGTAGGGATGTGAATTGGGTCCCGGCTCAAGGCCGGGATGACCCTGGAGCATGTGGCGACACCAACCGAAGCCGCGCCATGATGTTTCGTGCACGACCGATGAAAAGGCTCGTCAGCAAAGGCTCCTGACAGGCCGATTGCCTTGCCGCGAAAATCGGTGTTCCATATCAGATGTTTCTTGATCGGAATTTCTGCGGGGGATTTGATGAAAACGATTTTGACGGCAACTCTTTTTCTGGTCGTGGCCAATGGAGCGGCATTCGCCGATCCATGTCAGGACCGGTTCACCGAACTCTATCTGCCGCTGGATCAGGGCGTGCCGACCAAGTCCGCTTCGACCATTGCCTTCAAGGGCGCGCCGCCCAGCTCCAACGACTTTCTCTATCTCAGCCAGGACCATTACATGACGGTGCCGACCTCTCCGGCCGGACCCTGGATCCTGGGCTACAACAACGTGCTCTACCAGTCCGCGGACGAAGGCAAGACCTGGGAAAAGATCCGTGAGATGGAGACTGGCCAGAATGCGGACAAGGCGCGCGCGGACAAGCTCGCCAATGCCGAAACGATCCGCAACAGCGCCTGCGCGGAAGAAGAGCTGAACGGAGAGGCCGTCGAGGTTGTCGCCGCCGACATCACCATCAGCCAGGGCATGGTCACGGAAAACCGCTACACCTACTGGGTCCGCAAGAGCGACGGTTTCATCGTCAAGGCCATCTATGACACCAAGGCGCCGAATTTCGAAATGGTGACCACCCAGACCATCGAGCAAGCCCCCGGGCTGACCCTGCCGGAACCGGAGTGAGGTTGGCTCCAGATCCGGTCGTCAGCTGATTTTGCCGAGGGCGCCGGATTTGGTAGTACGCCGGTGGCAACCAAAGGCGGTCATCCCGGACGCAGCGCAGCGGAGATCCGGGACCCACTCGTTTCCAGAACCGTTTGAGAGTTTTGGACACAGGTTGCGGTCGCTTGCGTGCCAATCCTGACGGCACAATGCGTTGGAAAGTGGATTGGGTCCCGGCTCAAGGCCGGGATGAAATCGGAATATGTGGCGGCTCCGTCCGGCCCTTCGCTATGGTGTCTGGCGTTTGACCTTCAAAAAGCGAAATCGTTCGCTTTTTGCCAGCTTCGCCGGACAGGTCTCACCCACGTCCGCGGTAAGGCGCAACGCCCTGTTCGGGGATCCAGACGCCGTCCGGGGCCGGGCCGGTCTGGTAGAAGACGTCGATCGGGATGCCGCCGCGTGGGTACCAGTAGCCGCCGATGCGGAGCCACTCGGGCTCGAGCAGGTCGACAAGGCGCTTGGCGATCGAGACCGTGCAGTCCTCGTGGAAGGCGCCGTGGTTGCGGAACGATCCCAGGAACAGTTTCAGCGACTTGCTCTCCACCAGGAAATCCTTCGGCACGTAGTCGATCACCAGATGGGCGAAATCCGGCGCGCCGGTGATCGGGCAGAGCGAGGTGAATTCCGGGGCGACGAAACGAACCATGTAGCCGGTGCCGGCCTGCGGGTTCGGCACCTTTTCCAGAACGGCCTTGTCCGGATCGTCCGGGAGTTCGGTGGAGGACCCGAGCTGGGTCAGGTTTTCGTAGATGCTCTTGTCGGACATGAAGGTCTCCTCAACTTCAACCTCATCCTGAGGAGGGCCGTCAGGTCCGTCTCGAAGTATGGGTTGCTTGTTCACGTGTGTGCCGCCGATCCTTCGAGACGCCGCTGGCGCGGCTCCTCAGGATGACGCCGAATGTGGTTCGATCATTCGCTCGGAGCGGACTTTCCTCTCCATCGTCATTCCGGATCTACGCGCTGCGCTTGGCTGGGATGACGATGGAGAGGTTTGAGACGTTAAACGCCCCTCAAATTGCCCCAGAGCAGGGTGTGCAGCTGGGGCAGGACGGTCGCGGCGTACCATCTGTCGGTGGCCACCCTGTCGACCAGCCAGCGCATGCGCTCCAGGATGCCGGCCATGTCGATGGCGCTGTCACCGGCTTCGGCTTCCGGCGGCGTGTGGTTGCCGGGCTGCAGGTAGCAGCTCAGGGACGGGTAGCGCTCTGCGACGTCGCGCGCAAAGGCATAGTCGGCCTCGTCGAAGACCACCACCTTCAGCACCGTCTGCGTGTCCGGCCCGGCCGCTTCGAAGCATTCGGCCAGTTTCTGCCAGTCGGTCGCCATGCCGGACGACGGCGGTTTCGGGCTGAGCGTCAGCACGTCCAGTTTGGAGAACCAGTCCCGGGCGATGCTGCCTTGGGTTTCCAGGGCAAAACGGTAGCCCTCCGCATGGCCGAGATCGATCAGGTCTCCCAGCGGCTGGATCGCAGGATTGCCGCCGGACAGGGACACCATCAACGGCGTGCCGCCGGACAGGATTTCCACCTGCATCAGAATCGCCTCCGGCGTCATCGGGCACCATTCGTCCCGGTAGGCGCTGTCGACCGCGTGCAGCGTGTCGCACCATGTGCAGCGGTAATCGCAGCCGCCGGTGCGCACAAAGACAGTGGGCTGGCCGATCAGGGCGCCTTCGCCCTGGATCGTCGGCCCGAAGATCTCGTTGACCTTGATGAGTTCGCTGGTCATGCGGCGCGTGCTCCCGGATAGACGAGAGGACGGAATTCGGCGCAGGTCTTCGGGGTTTCCTTCACCCGCACGGCCGAGGTTTCCGGCCAGCGCTGGCGGCACCAATGATAGAAGTAGCGCGCCATGGTTTCCGCGGTGACGCAGTCGTCGCCGAGCACCTCATTGAGGTGCCGGTGGTCGAGCGTGTCGTCGATGAAGCGCTTGAACTCGGAGAGCTCGCGGTAGTCGCGCACGAAGCCGATCGTGTTGAGTTCCTCGGACATCAGCTCGACCTCGACCACGTAGTTGTGGCCGTGGAGCCGCGCGCAAGGGTGATCCTCGCCGAGGCCGAGGATCTGGTGGCTGGCGGAGAAATGGAATTCCTTGGTGATCCTAAACACGGCAGGCCTCCTTCCAGAACTCCGCATCCGCGTAGGTGGTCGGGTCTATTCCGCCGGCGAGATGGAAGGCCTCGCGCCGTTCGACACAGGTGCCGCAGCGCCCGCAATGGGTTTCGCCGCCCTTGTAGCAGGACCAGGTCCGGCGGTAGTCGACGCCGAGTTTCAGGCCCTCCCGGGCAATCTCCGCCTTGGAGACATGCACATAGGGCGTATAGAGACTGATCTCGCCGAGGCCCTCCAGCGCGTGGCGCTGCATGGTCTCGAAGCTTTCGGTGAAGGCCGGGCGGCAGTCCGGATAGATGAAATGGTCGCCGCCATGGACCGCGGTCGCGACCGCGTCGGCGCCGCGGGAGGCGGCAATGCCGTAGGCGATCGTCAGCATGATCGCGTTGCGGTTTGGCACCACGGTGATCTTCATGGTGTCTTCGGCATAGTGCCCGTCCGGCACGTCCAGGTCGTCGGTCAGCGCCGAGCCGGTGAGCTGGCGGCCGATATTGGAGATGTCGATCAGGATAAATTCGGTGCCGAGGGCATCGGCGCAGGCTTTCGCATAGTCCAGCTCCTTCTTGTGGCGCTGGCCATAGTCGAAGGAGATCAGGCCGATCAGCTCATGCTCTTGCGCAATCTTGTACGCAAGGGTGACGGAATCCATTCCGCCGGAACAGATGACAAGTGTTTTCAACGATGTGGTCCCTTGTTTTCGCTGTTGAACGCCCGTTGCGACGCTCGTCACCGGGTAGGCTGCGACCGGTGGTTCCCTTCAGGGAACGGCGGCGTTGTAACACGTTTTGACGAAAAGGGAAGGGACGGTATTTTGCACGCGCCCCGTTCAAGGGCCGCGTGCCTGTCAGGTGCTGCGGGTGAAACGGTTCAGTCCCCGAGGCCGAACTGTTCGCTGAACGAGCTGACCACCGGCTGACACTCCGCCGAAACCTTGTCGGCATTTGCCTTCAGGCAGGACAGGATACGGCCGCCGCCGAATTCAACATTTGAGCAATTGGCCTCGATATCCGCGGCACAGAGAGCAACCGCATTGCTGACATTAGCGAACAGGAAGTCGAGCGCATCGGCGAGATCGACAATCGATGCCGCACAGGTGTCGCTGATTTTGTCCTCATGGGCATACATGCAGGACAGCATCCGGCCATTGCCCGGCGTGACCTGGTCGCAATAGGTCGTGATTTCGGTCTTGCAGGCTTCAAGCACCCCCTGGACCGGACCCTGGGCCATGGCGGAGGCACTCAGGAGGAAGACGCCAGCCGCAGCAGCCAGCAATTGAAAGATTTTCATGGCAAGCTCCGCGATACGTCAGGGGTTCACAACAACGTAGACCGTCACGCCGTTCTCGACGACAGGGCGATAATAAACGCCGCCGCAATTGTAATAGGCGTTGTAGGGGGCGCAGCCGGCAACGGATTGACGCCGGTTGACGCGGCGGGTTGTCCGGCGGGCGGTCCGCCTTGCGGTGTTGCGGGCTGGGTTCTGGGCCTTGGCTGTGCCGATGCCGGCGAAAATGGGCGTGCCGGCGGCAAAACCGGTGAAATCGATTGGAGCGGAATAGGCCACCGCAAAGCCGATCGCAGCCGCCAAGAGATAATTTTTAGGCATGATTAAAAGTGTCCTCTCTCTGGAGACATTCGGTGCCCGGCGCTTCCGGGGCAGGGCACACTCGCATCCTATCTTACGAACGGAAGCTTTTGCGAGTCGTGCGACAACGTGATGGCAAAATGTGCTCCGAGAAGGCATTGAACTAAGCCCAGATCGCCATCCGGAGCCCGCGTTCATCGCGCCGGAACTCCTTTGGAAACGGCTCCGCCTCACCCAGAAGAATCCGCTCGGCGATCAGGCTGTTCGCGGCGGCATCCAGAAGATCGTCGCGGCCGCAGCCGCGCGGAGGTTTCTGGTCTAGAAAATCCTGCGGCAGACCCTTGCAGACGAGCAGGTCCCGGCGCTGGTCGAGCCCGGCCGGGTTGGCGCGGCTCTTGACCTTTTTCGGCAGGCTCATTTCTGCTTCGCCGTTCAGCCGCCAGAAGGCAAGTTCCGGGTGAACCTCATGAACGCGGGCTTCAAGCTCCGGCGTCATCAGCGCGTCGATCTCTCTGATCTTCGGGAACAGGTTGAAACATTGCTTGGAGACCTTTTTCGGCGGCTCCGAGGTTGTCTCGGCCATGGCGCAGGCCTTGCGATAGTCGTCCTGGTAGACGGCCGCACGGGTGGGAACCGTGAAAACGGAGGACTGGCGCTCGCCGAGATGCTTGCGCGCCGCCTTTTCCGGACCCCGGCCGCCGGGGCCGATGGTGTCAGGCAGGCCGATGGGCATGTCGACGGCGATGACGGAAAGGGACGGGACGAAATCGACGATGCCGGCAAAGGCCGGAAACAGCTCCAGCTGCAGGCTGCCGGGATCGTTCAGGTTGCGCAGGACGGCAACCCAGCCGGCCTTGCAGCCGTCGACACCGGCGACCCAGGTGTCCCGTCGGTCAGGCACGGGCCTTGGCTTCGAACACGCGCCGCGACGTGACCAGTGCCATGGCTTTCACCACCGATTGCTGTTCCTCCGCGAAGAGCAGCTCGTCAGCGCCTTTTTTGACGCTGCGGGCAACCAGCTCGAAGACCGAAGCGGAGGCGCGTTTCAGGGCCTCTTCGTCGTCGAGGCCGGCCATCAGGTTGGTCAGGAACAGGCCGGCGATCAGGTCGCCGGTGCCATGCGGGGGATCCATTATGGCGGCATGCTCGGCGGCAACGGCGCCGCGCGGACCGGCCAGCAGGTTGGCAATGGCGTTGCGGCGCAGCGCCGGTGAGGACGTCACCAGCACACGTTCGTTGCCGAGATGCCTCGCCGCGGCCAGGGCCTGCATTTCACTGTCGACGTCGCAGTCGGTCAGCCAGCCGAGTTCGAAGGCGTTCGGGGTGACGATGTCTGCAAGCGGCACCAGCTCGTCCCGGATCGCCTCGGCTGTGGGTTCAGGCACGTAGAGCGTGCCGCTGTCGCCATACTGGTCGCCCATGACCGGATCGCACAGGTAAAGCGCCTCCGGATTGGCTCTCTTGACGGCCTCTACCAGCTCCGCGATCGGACCGGCCTGACCGGCGTCGCCAAGATAGCCGGTGATGACGGCACCAATGTCGGCAAGCTTCGGCGAAGCGGCAAGATCCGCGGCGATGGCGGCGAAGTCGGCGGTCGGCGGCACGATGCGCGTGCCCTTGCCCTGTCCCGGGTGCCAGGGCAGCAGGATGGTCGGCAGAAACCAGACATCATGGCCGATCCGCTCCAGCGCGAAGGTCAGGCCGCGGCCGCTGATGCCGCCGCGCACCACCTGCGAAGTGATCACAAGGACCGGCTTTTTCTGTGGCTCGGGAGCGCCCGGCTGCATCATGGGACGAGTTCCTTGTGAAGGTCAGGCGGCGTCGGAGGAGGATTTGGCGCCGGTGCCGAAACGTTTCTCGATATAGTCGAGCACCATCTGCTTGAATTCGTCGGCAATGCCGGGGCCGCGCAACGTGGTGGCCTTCTCGCCGTCGATGAAGACCGGCGCGGACGGGGTCTCGCCCGTCCCCGGCAGGGAGATGCCGATATCGGCGTGCTTGGATTCGCCCGGCCCGTTGACGATGCAGCCCATCACCGCGACGTTGAGGCTTTCAACGCCCGGGTATTGCTCACGCCACTTGGGCATGGAGACGCGGATGTGGTCCTGGATGTCCTGGGCCAGTTCCTGGAAGGTGGTCGAGGTGGTGCGGCCGCAGCCCGGGCAGGCGGCGACCACCGGCACGAAGGCGCGGAAGCCCATCACCTGCAGCAGCTCCTGGGCGACCTGGACCTCGCGGGTGCGGTCCCCGCCCGGTTCCGGGGTCAGCGACACGCGGATGGTGTCGCCGATGCCCTGCTGCAGCAGGATGCCCATGGAGGCCGCCGAAGAGACAATGCCCTTGGTGCCCATGCCGGCCTCGGTCAGGCCCAGGTGCAGGGCATAGTCGCAGCGGCGCGCGAGATCGGCATAGACGGCGATCAGGTCCTGTACCTGGCTGACCTTGGCGGACAGGATGATCTTGTCGCGGCCCATGCCGAGTTTTTCCGCGCGTTCGGCGGAGAGAAGCCCGGACTGGATGATCGCCTCGCGCATGACGGCGGCCGCGGAGACCGGCGCATCGCTGTCCGCGTTCTCGTCCATCAGCTTCGTCAGCAGTTCCTGGTCGAGCGAGCCCCAGTTGACGCCGATGCGAACCGGCTTGTCGTGTTTCAGGGCGATGTCGATGATCTGCGAGAACTGGGTGTCGCGCTTGGCCTTGAAGCCGACATTGCCCGGGTTGATGCGGTACTTGTCGAGCGCGGCGGCGCAATCCGGATAGTCCTGCAGAAGCTTGTGGCCGATATAGTGAAAATCGCCGACCAGCGGCACGGTGATGCCGATGCGCTCCAGGCGTTCCTTGATGCGCGGCACCTCTGCGGCCGCTTCCGGCCGGTCCACCGTGATGCGCACGATCTCGGACCCGGCGCGTGCCAGTGCCGCGACCTGGGCTACGGTCGAATCCGCGTCGGCCGTGTCGGTGTTGGTCATCGACTGAACGACAATGGGGGCATCGCCGCCAACCGTGACATTGCCCACCTTGACGCCAATGGAGGTGCGGCGGGGCAGGGCTTTCGCGAAATCGTCGATCATGACAGGCACCAGTGGGTGTTTGCATTCCTGAACCGATAGATGTGCGGTACCGGTCCGGTTTTCCAGCGCATGATTAGGGCTTCGGGGAAAAAA carries:
- the pdxY gene encoding pyridoxal kinase; protein product: MMQPGAPEPQKKPVLVITSQVVRGGISGRGLTFALERIGHDVWFLPTILLPWHPGQGKGTRIVPPTADFAAIAADLAASPKLADIGAVITGYLGDAGQAGPIAELVEAVKRANPEALYLCDPVMGDQYGDSGTLYVPEPTAEAIRDELVPLADIVTPNAFELGWLTDCDVDSEMQALAAARHLGNERVLVTSSPALRRNAIANLLAGPRGAVAAEHAAIMDPPHGTGDLIAGLFLTNLMAGLDDEEALKRASASVFELVARSVKKGADELLFAEEQQSVVKAMALVTSRRVFEAKARA
- the queD gene encoding 6-carboxytetrahydropterin synthase QueD, which gives rise to MFRITKEFHFSASHQILGLGEDHPCARLHGHNYVVEVELMSEELNTIGFVRDYRELSEFKRFIDDTLDHRHLNEVLGDDCVTAETMARYFYHWCRQRWPETSAVRVKETPKTCAEFRPLVYPGARAA
- the queE gene encoding 7-carboxy-7-deazaguanine synthase QueE — its product is MTSELIKVNEIFGPTIQGEGALIGQPTVFVRTGGCDYRCTWCDTLHAVDSAYRDEWCPMTPEAILMQVEILSGGTPLMVSLSGGNPAIQPLGDLIDLGHAEGYRFALETQGSIARDWFSKLDVLTLSPKPPSSGMATDWQKLAECFEAAGPDTQTVLKVVVFDEADYAFARDVAERYPSLSCYLQPGNHTPPEAEAGDSAIDMAGILERMRWLVDRVATDRWYAATVLPQLHTLLWGNLRGV
- the queF gene encoding preQ(1) synthase; translation: MSDKSIYENLTQLGSSTELPDDPDKAVLEKVPNPQAGTGYMVRFVAPEFTSLCPITGAPDFAHLVIDYVPKDFLVESKSLKLFLGSFRNHGAFHEDCTVSIAKRLVDLLEPEWLRIGGYWYPRGGIPIDVFYQTGPAPDGVWIPEQGVAPYRGRG
- a CDS encoding bleomycin resistance protein, whose protein sequence is MPDPKPPQLSHIAPVLPVADLKASLAYYRDKLLFETRFEWADTDAEPARYAILARDHVELHLSAGATPHPATAYCFVDGVDGYYAEVKAAGANVTEALADQPWEMREFETRDPDGNVLVFGEHCSRIGG
- a CDS encoding cysteine rich repeat-containing protein is translated as MKIFQLLAAAAGVFLLSASAMAQGPVQGVLEACKTEITTYCDQVTPGNGRMLSCMYAHEDKISDTCAASIVDLADALDFLFANVSNAVALCAADIEANCSNVEFGGGRILSCLKANADKVSAECQPVVSSFSEQFGLGD
- a CDS encoding DUF429 domain-containing protein yields the protein MPDRRDTWVAGVDGCKAGWVAVLRNLNDPGSLQLELFPAFAGIVDFVPSLSVIAVDMPIGLPDTIGPGGRGPEKAARKHLGERQSSVFTVPTRAAVYQDDYRKACAMAETTSEPPKKVSKQCFNLFPKIREIDALMTPELEARVHEVHPELAFWRLNGEAEMSLPKKVKSRANPAGLDQRRDLLVCKGLPQDFLDQKPPRGCGRDDLLDAAANSLIAERILLGEAEPFPKEFRRDERGLRMAIWA
- the queC gene encoding 7-cyano-7-deazaguanine synthase QueC, whose product is MKTLVICSGGMDSVTLAYKIAQEHELIGLISFDYGQRHKKELDYAKACADALGTEFILIDISNIGRQLTGSALTDDLDVPDGHYAEDTMKITVVPNRNAIMLTIAYGIAASRGADAVATAVHGGDHFIYPDCRPAFTESFETMQRHALEGLGEISLYTPYVHVSKAEIAREGLKLGVDYRRTWSCYKGGETHCGRCGTCVERREAFHLAGGIDPTTYADAEFWKEACRV
- the ispG gene encoding flavodoxin-dependent (E)-4-hydroxy-3-methylbut-2-enyl-diphosphate synthase, whose amino-acid sequence is MIDDFAKALPRRTSIGVKVGNVTVGGDAPIVVQSMTNTDTADADSTVAQVAALARAGSEIVRITVDRPEAAAEVPRIKERLERIGITVPLVGDFHYIGHKLLQDYPDCAAALDKYRINPGNVGFKAKRDTQFSQIIDIALKHDKPVRIGVNWGSLDQELLTKLMDENADSDAPVSAAAVMREAIIQSGLLSAERAEKLGMGRDKIILSAKVSQVQDLIAVYADLARRCDYALHLGLTEAGMGTKGIVSSAASMGILLQQGIGDTIRVSLTPEPGGDRTREVQVAQELLQVMGFRAFVPVVAACPGCGRTTSTTFQELAQDIQDHIRVSMPKWREQYPGVESLNVAVMGCIVNGPGESKHADIGISLPGTGETPSAPVFIDGEKATTLRGPGIADEFKQMVLDYIEKRFGTGAKSSSDAA